The sequence CTGACaccctcagccaatgagctaagcccttttATGAACTAACGTTTTCAAGTGTTTATAATGTAGCCACCAGGAACCCACAGACctcctgaaaagacagtgtttttttttttccccacagtgACCAATTTTCAGTGGACCAATCaagtgcatttgtgtgttgtatcATAAATGATTTTCTGGATTACCACAGAGAAAcatattggcactttataaatgaacTCCTATAAGTCTGTGCTCTTACGAATACTGTGTTCTGAGGAGTCCAAAACTAGAACATTGCTTTTAATATGaacaatttaatttaatatacaatTAGAGGGACACTGCAACTGCTTCATCTCTTTTTTTAAGTGGTGCAGTGTCTGGAGACCCCTTGCACCAATTTCCCATTTAGGGTGTTTTAGTGCTAGTACAAGTTTTTGCAGCAGCTCAACCACCTGCGTTTCTTAGGCTAATGAGGAAgcgttagcctgagcagcaatgggtagctgtgattggctgagagtgtcagctgaccagaATCAGCCTATCACAGTTTGCATTGCTAGCATGACTCGGTATGGCAAGAAGGAAGTGTATAATCTTTGTCTTAGCCACACCTCTAGTGGGGGCAGAGCTATGGGAAGTCATGGACCCTTATTCTGTGTTAAACTGCTGAAAATAATGTAACACTGAAGCAGAGGcagtaccaggggactccaggcaccataaacaATTCAATTAGGTCAAATAGTTATAGTGCCTTCATTGTCTCTTTAGTTAGAAAGTCCGTACAAATCTGAACAATAAGGGTGACTATGACTATGGGGAAGGGATAGCCCAGTGCTTTCAGCTTATCCTTCCTGTCCAAATTTGGATTGATTTGTACTGATAATGCAGAAGTGAAACCGCAACGTTATTCAGTTCAGTGACGATGTGCATTAACAGCATCTATACATCATTGGAAAACCGCTTGATTCCAGGGGGCATACATGTAGAGGTATGGAATTGTATCTGTTGTTCTTGAGAAGCGGAATACTAAAGAAATTACACCACAACTCAAGACGTCGGGTACCGCACTGAGACTGTCTTACTAGATCCGGGAGACTTGGGACATATGGCTGCGTTATTTTCTAtctataagattttgtaattaaggCAACATAATAACCTGCATCTGACTGTAAATAAAGCAATGTATAGATTATAaaatacaatctttatttttttaggcTCATGGAGTGAAAACATTTTGGACTATTTTCTTGGTGAAAAGctaataaaaaagaaagatggcTTAGAAATAACTTGGTATCACGCAGCAAACAGCAAGGCAAAATTAGAAGAAGCCTTACAGAGTGAGTATACCGTTTATATGTTAGAACCCACACACGAGTTTTTAAATAGGAGCAATACACCTTTCTAAGTCACTAGTTACACCCTATTAGGTGAACACTTTTGGACAGAAGACCGCAACATTTGTATTTTGTACAATTTGCATTTAcaaggaaacatagaatgtgaaggcagataggaaccattcagcccatctagtctgcccaatttgctaaatactttaattagttcctggccttatcttatagttaggaaagccttttgcctatctcacgcatgcttaaactccctcactgtgttaacctctaccactttaactggaaggctattccatgcatccactaccctctcagtaaagtaatgcttcctgatattatttttaaacctttatccctctaatttaagactatgtcctcttgttgtggtagtttttcttcttttaaatatagtctcctcctttactgtgttgattccctttatgtatttaaatgtttctatcatatcccccatctcgtctttcctccaagctatgcatgttaagatcctttaacctttcctggtaagttttatcctgcaatccatgaaccagtttagtaacccttctctgaacactctctaaggtatcaatatccttctgaagatacggtctccagtactgcgtacaatactccaagtgaggtctcaccagtgttctgtacaatggcatgagcacttccctctttctactgctaatacctctccttatacaaccaagcattctgctaggatttccagctgctctattacattgtctgcctaccttttaattcatcagaaataatcacccctaaatccctttcctcagatgttgaggttaggactctatcaaatattctgtactctgcccttgggtttttacgtccaagatgcattatcttgtacttatccacattaaatgtcagttgccacaactctgaccatttttctagtttacctaaatcatttgccatttggcttatccctcctggaacatcaaccctgttacatatcttagtatcatcagcaaaaaaaaacatactttaccaccaagaccttctgcaatttcactaataaaaacattaaagagaagtacagatccctgaggtaccacaCTAGTAACGActttgcttcgaatatactccattgactacaaccctctgtacctgtcactcagccactgccttacccattcaacaatattggaatccaaacttaaagattgcagtttattgataagccttctatgtgcaacagtgtcaaaagccttactgaaatctaggtaagcaatgtctactgcaccaccctgatctataattttagttacccaatcaaaaaaatcaataagattagtttggcatgatctccctgaagtaaacccatgttgtctctgatcttgaaatccatgtgtttttagatgttcaacaatcctatcctttaacatggtttccatcactttccccactactgaagtaaggcttactggcctatagttgcccgactcctcgctgctacctttcttgtgaatgggcacagcatttgctaacttccaattgtctgggactactcctgttaacaatgattggttaaatacatctgttaatggttttgctagtacaccactaagctttttaatagctttgggtgtatcccatcaggcaccatcaaattatttgtctttacttttcacagttgaaatagaacctcttcctctgtaaattcatttgtcttttttcataaagggacactccaggcacccagaccacttctgtccattggagtggtctgggtgccaactcccactactcctaaccctgcaactgtaaatattgcagttttcataaactgcaataattacattgcagggttaactcttccGCTACTGGCCgtctactagagggcacttcctggtttctagcacaggttttctgtgaggacctccagcgtcgctcagttccccaaaggaaaacattgaaagcattttcaatgctttcctatggagaggtctaatgcgcattaggagaggagcgtgggcggacctgAAACCACCGCCGAGAGACATAGGTTGGggttctcaggtaagtcactgaagggtttttcatgccttcagcaacatgggatggggggggtgggaggaagagggtaCCTGGAGGGTCCCTTAAACTGagatccctctccttcattttcatctgtaaatactgatcataaatattcattgaggcagtcagctagacctttaacctcttctacataccttccttcttttgtttttaatataactaatccttgttatactttccttttctcatttatgtatctcaaAAAAGtttctctcttctgtgtgtgacttggaagctcttataacttgcttagcctctttctgcctaatcttatagatctgtctgtcttcctcattctgtgtgttttctttttacatttatttatttttacaattactaaatgctagcttttgtttttttactattttggccacttctgccaaaatagtaaaaatgtaCTACATTATGTCTCGACTAGGAAGCGGTGGCATTAGAGATTAATTGAGATTTACTTTTGCCTGCACTTTGCCTTCATCCTGTTTGCAAAAAGGAACAAAATCTGTAATacctatgcttttttttttttttttaatcatatgaAATGTTAATTTCAGACAATTCATACAGAACTATATTTGACCAGGGTTTTATTTTGTTACTAAGAAATGTTGATGCATATAGCAGAAAATGCTGAAATATAAATAAGTAGAATATTTATAACGATTGTCTcctgttttaaaatattaaaattgtttTACTATGATCACTTCAATAATTTAAGAGCCCTCACATCTGAGCATGGCCTCTGTTTAATATTGTTGGGCAAGTTCTGTTACTATACTCCCTAGCCAGTACTAGCAACGTtggctagggagtttccataTGGAGAATGTAGCCTGTCTCGTCTAAGAatctcttcttttaaccccttaaggaccaaacttctggaataaaagggaatcatgacgtgtcagacatgtcatgtgtccttaaggggttaaagggacactaagcaccaaaacctttACAGCATAATTTAGTGGtcttgatgtgtgtgtttgtgctataACCGTTATTGTATTGGttgggtaagttttttttttttttcttttttttttttttttttttacttatttcctatttttttccagtttgcagccctttacaaaaacaaaaaaaaataccctttaacttGACCTTGTttgtatcatttttttaaaaatgttttgacaatctttagtttttattttttacatagaaaaGATAGATATACAATATAATGCAGCATTGCAAGTAAAAATGATAATCAAGATACATGGGTTGTGTTAGAATAGACAAACAATCAACATTGGGCAACTAGATCTTTATCTTCTGCATATTAGGAGGTATCAGGCAGCCGTATCAAGTAGGCAGCATGCACAGGTGATGTCGTTGGAGACAAGTCCTGTGCATCTACGTTTGCCTATACGTCGCCCCGACCAATCATGCCTCTCTTACTCATCAGTTAATCTTGAGGCCATTTGTGGCTATTGTCATAAGAGTTGCCACGTTCCTACTTCAAAGCACTAGCCTAAGTATAAATTTAGGGGAGAGGAAAGGGAAGGCAGCACAGGAGGAGAGATATGAAGGGGAAGATGAGAagagagacagaaagagaaaaaacaaaaaagggggagATGGCGGCGGCCGTCCCCTGACCCCCGGACCCATAACGGCCAGAAGAAGTTACCCTGCCCCCCGCACACTTACTGGATTGTTTGTATCATGTTAACACATAAGAAGGTATACAGGATTTCCCCAGTATTGTAATGCGTACTGTAGACTTTGAATAATATGTATTTGAAGTGGCCACACCGCTCCACACCCCACAACAATACCGCCACATCATCAGATATTGgttttccctttaatttatttcacaTCCTGTGTAGAGGTCCAGCGGGAGCACAGGTGAAGTAATGAATGTCTGGTGTAAATTTTAGAAAAACTCTGTTCGCCTCATGTGTGATTTAGTGGGTGTTAGGATGCCAAACTGCAGCTAACAAACTGTTTATACCACGTTTCTTTCAGCATTCATGTATtagtatagttaaagggacactagagttacccagaccacttcatttatatGGCTCTTTTCTTATAACCTTGCAGTTTAAATTATTGCAGTTCTTTTAAAAAGCTGAtatgtttaaattgcagggttaaatccatctCTAATGTCTGTCTTCCTGATGGCAACTAGAGGCGCGTTAAGTGACGTGGAAACTTGCCTCACATGCACATCAGGTTCCCAATGCTCCTCTCTGAGGAACGTTGGATTAGACCATCGCAAAGGAGGCCATGCTTCCGAGAGGCGCAGAGGTGAGCATTATAAACATAGGAGTTCAAACACGTCTTACTGGTATAATCCAACCAAGAACCGTAGTGGTGGTACGGTAAGGAGTGTCGGCCAGCCAACCCCAGGTAATCGGTAAAATTAttcaaaacagtttgactatgTACAGTAGGAGGGAAtcggggcaccataaccactacagcgtgctgTAGTGTTAATGGTGCTCTTAGTATTCCTTCAAGTAAACAGTGTTCACAAATGTCCAGCAGATGGAGCTATAGGCAAAAAAAAGTATACTTTCATGTTCCTCTTAGTTCGACGATGGTAAAAATCTTTTAGACCCAAGCTATAAATATGCATTTGGAATTTGGGCTAATTTAAGAAACTACACATGGAAAATACATTTTGCAAATAGAAGTTGTTTTTAGAGCCCTCTAAACATCTAGTTATCATAAATCCTTACAAAAGTACGTGAAGTTGTGGAGTCATTGGATTTCCCAGTTCAAAGGAGCCctgaaaattttttttaaaaaatttgtaaatttaaaaaaaaaaatgttttactgttaCGCAGGTGACGTTCACATGATTGAAGCAGATGTCATTCTGCGTGGATCCGGTAACAAAGAACCAATCATGGCTCATCCTCCGGAAACGGACAGTGATATAACTCTGCAGCAATGGTTGGATGGTGTGTCGTCAACTAAGAAAGGCATCAAGATTGATTTCAAAAGGTATAACCttggagaaaataataaaaataggttatttttacatttttgggcTTCCAGTCCAACTTACATGTTGATACCCCTTTCTGTAGTGCACGAACAATGCCCtcattttaagtgttttttttttttttttttttttagtttacagTTAAGTATTAGAAAATGTGAAGATCTAATTTCTGATACTGATTCCTTGTTTCAAAACTTTTTTTataatcctatagactgtaagctcgtttgagcagggtccacttcaatctatcgttcctgtaagattTATTCTAAttgccctatttatagttaaatcccacctctcataatattgtaaagcgctatggaatctgttggcgctatataaagggcgatgataataataataataatgagggactgtcacttctctggaatctaCACCATCAAATAGAACATTGGAAATTGCCTATAACTTGAGTTATCCTTTTTTCACAAGATGctctgtgttcttttaaattcGATATATACATAGCTCTTGTGATGTTTTTATATCTCTCAAAACTGTTAATTtcttatttataagtataagatGGTCACAGTTAATCACCTGGCTAGATTGCCTCTTGAATTACCTTTAGTTGAAAGATGGGGCTgccaaacatatatatttatgtagttCTCTTGCTAAATGTTGGGTTACCATATAAGCCTTTAATTAGATGACCACCACATGCCACAAAACCGTACAAAGTGTacgtttgtttttaatttttgccGTGCAGTAACATGATTAATTATATGACCAGTGAACAGCTTTATGACTATAcattttgtttatacattttGACACGGGTAACAATCAAATCAATAACCAAAAAAGAGCCGCTTGTACAAGAACAGTAATGCAAGCCACAATAATGAGTGAGTCATCTATAAGGTTTTAGTGCATAACTGCATATAATATGATTTAAAGGATCATCTTAAAACAGCTGGGAGGTAAATCAACTTCGGAATACTTGGCTTCAAGACTGTATGGAATACAGCAGTGCCATTGCTGATGGGGGGAAGGTGATCTCTCAAAACATAAATAGCTCTGTGATACTTACACAAAATGCACATTTCTATGTGTGTTGTTACTGTGCAGCTCTGTGATACCGTCCAAATATTCTAAGCACCTTATGGAACCTTTACTGTGACTGTCGCTCCAAATGAGGGACATCTGTGAGctgtaaatagtgatgtcccggacggttcgcctgcgaatagttcctggcgaacatagcgtgttcgcgttcgcggcggcgggcgaacatatgcgatgttcggtccgacccctatttgtcatcattgagtaaactttgaccctgtacctcacattcagcagacacattccagccaatcagcagcagaccctcccacctcctggacagcatccatttaagattcattcggaagctgcattcattttttattttttttttcaatttttttattattattttgtattttattttttcagtgcatataaatgttacaagcagatactccccccagactgtgttactgcagatactccctccagacactctgtattatttttatggcccccacccaccgcgcaggggtgggggccggggggaggacagtaggttcccccctcattatttttatggcccccacccaccgcgtaggggtgggagggaggacagtaggtccccccccattgtgatttatggcccccacccaccgcgtagaggtgggggccgggggggaggacagtaggtccccccctcattatttttatggctcccACCACAGAAGCATATGATCTAAACTCaacatgtgcagcatttcatggaAATGccgcacatacagactgcaggcaccatgaccaaTTCAGATCACTGTAGTTgtcttggtgcttggagtaaccatttaataaTACCAAACAACAcgctctctttatttatttttattgcattttttttcagcACTGTTGTACTCCACTTatgaaacaaatattaaaaaaacatatatttttttctaaactagtttatttccaaaatataaaaaaaaatgacacgcTTCCCTTCAGTTTATCATGTAGCCATGCTTTTGGGCTGTTCTCACGGCAACTGCAGCAGGGCCAAATAGTGTATGCTGATTAAACTCTTTCCTGTCATGTGAGTCTTCCGAATGTGTCTGAAAAAGTAATTGTTCTTTCTGACCCCCTAATGGCAAAGGGTCACATAATTTGCACAGTATAAGGGCACAATGACCTTCTCACAATTCTCATTAAATTACTGTTTGAAACCACCTTTCAAGCTGTCACATATTTAATGTAGCAATTTAGTTGACTTGAATATGCAATGTACTCTAATTTCTCTCCTTGTGTATTTCCATAACGCAGTCAGTCTTAAATTATTGAGCCCTCTAGGGTCAGTGATTCGGTAGCCTCCAATACTTGCTTGTAACTCCTCTAAACAAATCTAGATAGATATGGTTTGAAGCtttatttaaaatagaaaaaaacaccaGTCATTCACGGAGACTAAAATATAGCATTCAAAATGTTCGATTGCTtgtaaacatacatatacatctaGATCTCTGACTGCTAATCATGGCACTCCGGAGGTCTGTGTACTGcatatcccatgatgctcagtctgCCTGACGGAACATGTTTCTGGATCATACAGTTACAGTCGTGTTTAGTAATGTTTGGGTTTATCCACTGAAAGTGGAATTGGGGAAAATTATAATGAAGTTTAAATGGCTTaattggaaaatattttttttggtttgtttgtttgctgGAGGCAACTATGGGATTAAATTGTTCGAGAACAGTCTAACACGTTGAGGTAAGactgcctcctggcaccataacaacttaatttagacgaagttgttttggtgcttaaagtgccCCTATATTTACTGCAAGCAGGCATTATGCTCAAgtgctgatttttatttatttattttttttatatggtgtTTTCACTTTTAGTACGCTGTACTGGTGGTTATGACATCAGGACCCTTACAAATACCAACCAGCAGGGTGACCATTCATTAAACCATTTTTGTTATGCCTACTGTATGTGAGCAAAAGTAAAGTATACCTACTACAGTGTTTCATTTTCCCCATAATTTTGTAGAGGATAAATGAAAAATCCTAATTCAGACGTTgcttacacttaaagggacactatagtcacctgaacaactttagcttaatgaagcagttttggtgtatagaacatgcccctgcagcctcactgctcaatcctctgccatttaggagttaaatccctttgtttatgaaccctagtcacacctccctgcatgtgacttgcacagccttccataaacacttcctgtaaagagagccctatttaggctttctttattgcaagttctgtttaattaagattttcttatcccctgctatgttaatagcttgctagaccctgtaagagcctcctgtatgtgattaaagttcaatttagagattgagatacaattatttaaggtaaattacatttgattgaaagtgaaaccagtttttttttttcatgcaggctctgtcaatcatagccaggggaggtgtggctagggctgcacaaacagaaacaaagttatttaactcctaaatgacagtgaattgagcagtgaaattgcaggggaatgatctatacactaaaactgctttatttagctaaagtcatttaggtgactatagtgttcctttaagtaaatattttttttttcttcgtgaCCAAAACAAAAGCGCAgaattaaaatgaatttaaaagaatatattttttcatgttgATAATCGTGAAGAAGAAGGTTcatataaaaatgtaatgtaCGAATGTACTTGGTATTTTCCTATAGTAAGGAGAGGAAATGAGAGGGTCTGTGAATGTTGGTAAATTGCTTGGATTTATGCTGCTGCGTTATGGCCTTTTCAGTAACTTATTATCTGTAAGCATGCAATTTACTAACCTTTACAGACCCTCTTATTTCCTATCCATACTACCAAGTACATTCGTACATTCCATTTTTATACGTACCTTCTTAAATCCCACTAGGCAGCAgtcttatttaataaataaaatctgaTCCAAATGCTTTTTGTGAAAATTCAAAGGTGAGACGATTGCTGTAAAGACTGTTACTTCTATTCTTAAATTATCTCAATCCGTTGACAGGTTTCTTAACTTAAGAATATGTGGGCAGAACGAAATCGTTTTGCAGAGAGAGATGCAGAAACTGTAGGTGTTTTTGTGAAAGTTTCAGTCAAACAGAAAAATGTCATTTTTGAAATTAATCTGTTTGAAAATCGCCTTAAAACTCTAAATAGAAATGATGTAACACTATATTCTCTAAAGTTTTAATTGTGATCAAAACTACAGCCCACATTCTTCTAAGACTAAGAGTAAAAAGCACTGGAGTTACTAGTACTCGGTAGAGCTATCCACGGAATTGAGTGGGAGAGCTGAtgcatcaaataaaaataaataaatgtacccaATTAAAGCTTACgtttcaaaataaatttaatctactagacaatatatttatattttatttttattttttgtaatttttaaaaaatgttttttttttttttcttcttttgagtTTGGAATCTGTGCTGCcatcaatgcagatattacaagCCTTAAAGCCGAAGATAAAGCAACCAGTTTGGATTAATGCTGACATTCTTGAAGGACCAGGTGGAAGGGCAAAGCCAGTGGACAGCAAAGAATTCGTAGATACTGTAACCTCATTTTTCGCTGATTTCACCTTATCTTTGGGTTGGACCACCAAATGGTATCCTGATAAACATAATGAAGGTGCGGAAACGTTTACCCTCAAGTGCTATCTTTTTAAAGTAGATCACTTGTGATTATGACTCGCTTATAGTGTACCGGTCATAGGACACATTATGGGAGCTTAATGTAAACATACAAAAAGCGCCATTTATCCATTGCACTAGCAGCAATGCATGCAAATGtacttattattaaaaataataataaatcgagCTACGAAAATCTGAGACCTCTGGTCGACACAAATATAGAGGAAAGTGATTTTTCCGCTTTACCCATTATTCTGGTAAATTTTACTTGTCTGGTTTGGATGCGGGTTAAATGTAATTCTTAAATTTCTTTTAATTCCTCTACCTGAAACCCCCTCAACTTAAACCCCCCTATGTTGTATCATTCCTACTGACACATATATTTGTgggaggtggtggggggggttgtttgttttttattatcatttcctAGTTAATTGCCCTGTTTTCCATTTTTCCTATGTTAGCTACAGTTCCAGTCCCATTCtcggaaaaaaaaacctgtatctaATGATATTTCCTTTCCTTTCTGCATCTTCCCAACCCTCCTCCACTCCCCAAAAATCTTCAGGTTAGATGCATATAGAGTGCGGTAGCTTTAACAGTTATTCCATTGGCGATCACGTTTCCATTACCAATATTCCTCTACTTGATTCACACTTGCTGAGGGAATATGGGAATTGAATGAAGCTACAGTGTTAGGGTTATGGGAGAGGATTGTCCACAAGGTCAGTCGTATCAGAGAAAAGCTGAACTGAAGGTTGGGCGTTACAACCCATAACACCCAAGAATCTCATACAATAGCTGTTATGTCACAGGAgaggatataataaaatatacaactGCAAAACCAACTAAATATATTGTTTATCTTTAtgatgcagtggttttggtgtgtaTATGCTGTCCCTTTACTacgacaatgtaaaacatttctgtTGATGCAAAATGGCAACGTTTTTCCACCTGTCAAAGAACACACCTCATTTAATTTTAGAAAAAGGGGCAGTATTCAAAACGAGAAAAAGAACACATTCTAATACTGAAAATATGTTtaacatagtgttcctttaaatattttgggATGCACCCCATACCCCCAGTTGGGAAGCGAATCCCTAAAGTAAGTGATTTATCAAAGACTCCCGTTTACACACACTGGCTGGGATGGAGAATGTAAGCAGATGAGCAATCACCACACCTAGGGGCTTAGTTCCTTAATATACAGTCTTAGCAGAGAAAACCTGTAAATGTTTTTAatcttgcatttaaaataaacgTTACATTTTAAGGAGAGCATGATGTTTTCTAtctcttttgatatttttttttagatacactaCATATTGCCCCTGTTACTCTCTAGTGGTCTGTGTCACTGCTGGAAGTAGCATTTTTTGTGTATGTATCTTTAGGCTGATGTGCCACATCTGATTTAAAGAACTATTAGAAGTGGACACGTTTAATCTGTTTCAGGGATCCTTCAGTGACTATATATGAAATAAGTCGTACAATTGATCCAATTTACCATCTACTTGCCAATGGTTCAAGTTAGATTCTTATCTGAGATAACgcctatattgtttttatatggtATCCCTGTACATCCGTTTCAGAGTAGTATTTACTAGAGAACTCCTTTTACCTATTTTATCTggttttagacttttttttcccccctttgtttcca comes from Pelobates fuscus isolate aPelFus1 chromosome 5, aPelFus1.pri, whole genome shotgun sequence and encodes:
- the FAM151B gene encoding protein FAM151B, whose product is MVRLRSCSRCSLPFLGIVSLAVGVLVLLLLISVDLEGRAMEGTRGSWSENILDYFLGEKLIKKKDGLEITWYHAANSKAKLEEALQSDVHMIEADVILRGSGNKEPIMAHPPETDSDITLQQWLDGVSSTKKGIKIDFKSLESVLPSMQILQALKPKIKQPVWINADILEGPGGRAKPVDSKEFVDTVTSFFADFTLSLGWTTKWYPDKHNEGYSWEMVREMEEICKALSQPVTFPVRAALVRQSWDQLHWLLKKSDRYRLTIWAGKDDFYSVDDLLYVRRNSDKFNIYYDVFEPQNSDFKRAIALEETEQEQTITN